The Phalacrocorax aristotelis unplaced genomic scaffold, bGulAri2.1 scaffold_325, whole genome shotgun sequence genome contains the following window.
CGCCGCCGCGCGccgcgccgcggcgggcggggccaaacctggagggagaggtgggggggtggtgaAAGCGCCGGAAGTGATCTCTGATTGGTTGCGAAGCGCCCGGGGGGGCGGAGCCCACtcaaggagccgggagggggcGGGAAAGCGGCGCACGCGCCCTCTCGTGGTTGGTTAGAGAGCGGCGGCGCTGCTCTCTGACTGGCCGGCGGAGCGGGCGGAaggggcgggagggggcgggaCGGGGTTTGCGCCGGGAAGATGGCGGCGCTGGGGAGGGCACTGCGGGCGCtgcgggcccgggccggggcgtTGCGGGCCGGGGCGTTGCGGGCCGGGACGCGGGACCGCTCGGCGGGGACGCCGGGGGCCGTGGCGCTGCCGCGGGTGCCGCTGGGGGCGGAGCTCCACGAAGAGGAGCCAATGGCAGTGGCCCAGAGGAAGGTGGGCGGGGCGTGAGCGGGATGGGCGGGGTTGGAGGAGGGGCGGGGCTTGTGGGGATCGATCGGGGGGCAAGTCAAGGGCAGAGGGGGCTGGGTGGGGGCGGGGCTTGGGGAAGGGGCGGGGCCTGGGACAAGCCAAGGGCAAATTTGATGGGGCGGGGCTTGGGGAAGGGGCGGGGCTTATTGGGAAATGGGTGGAGCTTTGGCATCAGGTGTGGTGTTGTGGGGCGGGGCTAATGGAAGGGCGTGGCCGGGCGGGGTGCAGCCTCAAGGGTGGGGTCAAGGAGGGGCGGGGCTTGAGGAGGGGTGGGGCTTCATGGTAGGGGATGGGTCCAGTGAAAGGGGCCTGTCTGAGTGGGTGGGGCTTGGAGGTAAGCTGGGCGGGGCTTGATGGCTGGGGTGGGTCTTGACAGGGAATGGGGAGGGCTGGGCCATGTGGGCGGGGCTttgtgggtgggggtggggccAGTCCCTCTGGGTGGGGCGGTGAGGTGCTCACAGGTGGCGCTTTGGGGATGGGCGTGGCCTGGGCTGTGGTGGGCGGGGCTTAGCGGGGCCTAACCCTTCATGGGTGAAGGGGTGGGACTTTAATGGAGGGGCGGGGCCTGGgaaggggtgggtggggagtTAGGGGTGGAGCTAAAGCTTGGGGGCGGGGCCTGTGGGGCGAggggcggggctgggagcagggaaggggaaagtggggggggaggggggaggggaaaggggttggaggaggggtgtggggtggaggaggggtgtggggcggggcggggcgcgggggcaCCCAGGCGTGCGGGTGCCGGCAGAACCCGGACTGGCACGGCTTCTCGGCGGATCCGGCGGCCGACCTGGCCAACATGCGCGCCGTCTTCATCGCCGGCATCTCCATCGCCATCGTCCTCGGCACCGTCTTCCTGCACTACCTGCCCGACTATGGGTGCGGCGCCTATGGGGGCCATCGGGGGCGGGGGCTATAGGGGGGCCTGGGGAGCGGGGGTAGGGGGACTATAGGGGcctgggaggggggtgggggggctacaggggtcTGGGGAGGCGGGGTAGAGGGGCCAGGAGGGTGTGGGGGGGCTATAGGGCAGCCATAGGGGCTTGGGGTGGGGGATGGGTGGGACTATAGGGAGGATAGAGGGCTCTGGGGGGGAATGGGGGTCCCTAAGGGGGCTAGGGGGGCCGGGAGGGGGATATAGGGGGGCTAGAGGGGCCGGGGGCATATAGGGGGTCCCTAAGGGGGCtagaggggccggggggggatATAGGGGGTCCCTaagggggctataggggccgGGGGGGATATAGGGGGTTCCTAAGGGGGCTAGAGGGCTCAGTAGGGGAGTATAGGGGGTCCCTAAGGGGGCtagaggggccgggggggatATAGGGGGTTTCTAAGGGGGCTAGAGGGGTCAGTAGGGGAGTATAGGGGGTCCCTAAGGGGGCtagaggggccggggggggatATAGAGGGTTCCTAAGGGGGCTAGAGGGGTCGGTAGGGGGATATAGGGGGTTCCTAAGGGGGCTAGAGGGTATTGGGAGGGGATATAGGGGGTCCCTAAGTGGCTATAGGGGCCTGGGAGGGGGTACAGGGGGTCCCTATGGGGTCTCTAGGGGGATGTAGGGGGTTCTTGGGGGTCCTATAGGGCCTGTAGGGTGCCTCTAGGAGGTCTGTGGGGGTCTATTGGGGCCTCGGAGAAGAAATAGGGGGTGTATAGGAGTGTGTGAGGGGATACAGGGACTCCCTGGCGGACCTATAGGGGTCTGTAGGGTGCCCCAGAAGCTGTCTCGGTATCTATAGGAGTTCGTGGGCTACATAGAGATACATTAGAAGGGCTGTAGGACGCCCCGAGGGGAGATA
Protein-coding sequences here:
- the NDUFB11 gene encoding NADH dehydrogenase [ubiquinone] 1 beta subcomplex subunit 11, mitochondrial; translated protein: MAALGRALRALRARAGALRAGALRAGTRDRSAGTPGAVALPRVPLGAELHEEEPMAVAQRKNPDWHGFSADPAADLANMRAVFIAGISIAIVLGTVFLHYLPDYGLQQWARREAELQIRERESRGLPLLDPNYYDPARLALPPPE